In Methanobacterium paludis, the following proteins share a genomic window:
- the moaA gene encoding GTP 3',8-cyclase MoaA, which produces MNLGKNKPLNRIEGEFKDKIQDNFKRPLISLRISITNRCNVKCFYCHHDGMVPRAYEMTAEEMERIVRVAKELGIEKIRLSGGEPLVRNDIIEIVRRIASVGFRDISITTNGVLLGKLAEDLFKAGLNRVNVSFDTLNPETYLFITRRDYMEFARDGIKKAIDAGLNPVKVNMVVMKGINDHEIWDMFQFCKENGVVLQLIELLKTENCEESEFLNEYHYDMGELEGELAEISTKVKKRRFMQDRKKYFVDGGEIEVVRPMDNTQFCKNCTRLRITPDGKIKPCLLRNDNLVDIVKPMHNGYSDKELKKVFLEAINNREPFYADSNEDTCDSSG; this is translated from the coding sequence ATGAATTTAGGAAAGAATAAACCCCTAAACAGGATTGAGGGTGAATTTAAGGATAAAATACAGGATAATTTTAAAAGACCCTTGATATCACTGAGAATCTCCATAACCAACCGTTGCAACGTGAAGTGTTTCTACTGCCATCATGACGGCATGGTACCCCGGGCCTATGAAATGACAGCAGAGGAAATGGAAAGAATTGTTAGAGTTGCCAAGGAACTGGGTATAGAAAAGATAAGGCTATCTGGAGGAGAACCCCTTGTAAGAAATGATATAATTGAGATTGTGCGCAGGATAGCTTCAGTGGGCTTTCGGGACATCTCAATCACAACCAATGGAGTTCTTTTAGGTAAGCTGGCAGAAGATCTTTTTAAAGCAGGTTTAAACCGGGTTAATGTTAGCTTTGACACCCTGAACCCTGAAACCTACCTCTTCATAACCAGGAGAGATTACATGGAATTTGCAAGAGATGGGATAAAAAAAGCAATTGATGCAGGGCTCAACCCGGTTAAAGTGAACATGGTTGTGATGAAGGGAATAAACGACCATGAGATATGGGATATGTTCCAGTTCTGCAAGGAAAATGGGGTTGTTTTACAGCTTATAGAGCTTTTAAAAACCGAAAACTGTGAAGAATCAGAATTTCTCAATGAATACCATTACGATATGGGGGAACTTGAAGGAGAACTTGCTGAAATTTCAACAAAGGTTAAAAAAAGACGTTTTATGCAGGACAGAAAGAAATATTTCGTTGATGGTGGTGAAATCGAAGTTGTGCGGCCCATGGACAATACCCAATTTTGCAAAAACTGCACCAGACTGAGGATAACCCCTGATGGAAAGATAAAACCGTGCCTACTTAGAAATGACAATTTGGTTGACATTGTAAAACCCATGCACAATGGTTATTCTGATAAAGAACTTAAAAAAGTATTTTTAGAAGCAATAAACAATAGAGAACCATTTTATGCCGATTCTAATGAAGATACATGTGATTCATCTGGATAA
- the mobB gene encoding molybdopterin-guanine dinucleotide biosynthesis protein B translates to MKIITVVGTKNTGKTTLVTKIVKELVNRGFKVGTVKHSHHSFDMAESDTGKHKDAGAEIVVGTGAETFFTLKDSKELEDILSMMKFIKNIDFVVLEGFKELSYAKVSTSSFKDEFTIKNVNVMEMNDEDVKSLVDLVDERSFGTIQNLNCKKCGFSNCTEFISANIKGEANTQCKTESDDVLLKIDNHLIPLNPFVRDFVKETITGMVKSLKTGEFGVDEFKKIELLIRDEFRKE, encoded by the coding sequence ATGAAGATCATAACAGTTGTAGGGACAAAAAATACGGGTAAAACCACGTTAGTCACCAAAATCGTTAAGGAGCTTGTTAATAGAGGATTTAAAGTTGGAACTGTCAAACACTCCCACCACAGCTTCGACATGGCCGAAAGCGATACGGGCAAACATAAGGATGCTGGTGCTGAAATTGTTGTAGGTACGGGAGCAGAAACTTTTTTCACATTAAAAGACAGTAAAGAGCTTGAAGACATTTTGAGCATGATGAAATTCATCAAAAACATTGATTTTGTGGTTTTAGAAGGATTCAAAGAATTAAGCTACGCTAAAGTCTCAACATCCAGTTTTAAGGATGAGTTCACGATAAAAAATGTGAACGTGATGGAAATGAATGATGAAGATGTTAAATCCCTTGTGGATCTTGTAGATGAAAGAAGTTTTGGAACGATCCAGAATCTCAACTGTAAAAAATGCGGTTTCAGCAACTGCACGGAATTTATAAGTGCCAACATCAAGGGAGAAGCTAATACCCAATGCAAAACAGAGTCAGACGACGTCCTTCTTAAGATCGACAATCACTTGATACCTTTAAATCCATTCGTGAGAGACTTTGTCAAGGAAACTATCACAGGAATGGTTAAATCATTGAAAACCGGTGAATTTGGAGTCGACGAATTTAAAAAGATTGAGCTGTTGATAAGAGATGAATTTAGGAAAGAATAA
- a CDS encoding molybdopterin molybdotransferase MoeA — protein MYPELIPVKEALNIIEDLKTKPKKEKITLEDANSRVLAQKVTVLIDVPPFDRAAMDGYAVIADDTKEASKSKPVYLDVVGEIGAGSIYQSVLKSGEALRIATGAPMPKGSDAVVMHEHVELSENKIKINSSLKFQKDVSFQGEDLKRGEVILKADQLLGPHHVALIASAGHKTVEVFKKPKIGIITTGSELVEPSKDLKPGKIINSNRYALKCLIEDTMAVPYLINCPDNIGTLLKELKDAVGRYDAVITTGGTAISKGDLVIDAVNSLGEVLIHGVSAKPGKPVGFGVVNKKPVFMLSGYPVAAAVQYDAFVRSYILKMQNIQKEFPLTEYVAGNDIRSSKEKHNIIRADLKEDKGIVYPIRTKAGINKSIVLSNCYIIAEEGVGEIKKGDKCKVLKYSSLKVC, from the coding sequence ATGTATCCAGAACTCATCCCTGTAAAAGAAGCCTTGAATATAATTGAAGATTTAAAAACAAAACCTAAAAAAGAGAAAATAACTCTTGAAGATGCAAATTCAAGGGTTTTAGCCCAGAAAGTGACTGTTTTAATAGATGTTCCACCATTTGATAGGGCTGCAATGGATGGATACGCAGTTATTGCAGACGACACCAAGGAAGCTTCCAAATCAAAACCAGTTTACCTTGATGTTGTAGGTGAAATTGGGGCGGGTTCAATTTATCAATCTGTTTTGAAAAGTGGAGAGGCGCTCAGAATAGCTACAGGAGCTCCAATGCCCAAAGGTTCTGACGCTGTCGTTATGCATGAGCACGTGGAACTATCAGAAAACAAAATAAAGATTAACTCATCCTTAAAATTTCAAAAAGATGTATCATTCCAAGGAGAAGACCTCAAAAGGGGAGAAGTGATCTTAAAGGCAGACCAATTACTGGGTCCTCATCACGTTGCATTAATTGCATCAGCAGGCCATAAAACCGTTGAAGTATTTAAAAAACCAAAAATAGGCATCATAACAACGGGAAGCGAATTGGTTGAGCCTTCAAAAGATTTAAAACCTGGCAAAATAATTAATTCTAATAGATATGCTTTAAAATGTCTTATAGAAGATACAATGGCAGTACCCTACTTGATAAACTGTCCTGACAATATTGGAACACTGCTTAAAGAATTGAAAGATGCAGTAGGTAGATATGACGCAGTTATAACAACTGGCGGAACAGCAATAAGCAAAGGAGACCTTGTAATAGATGCAGTAAATAGTTTAGGAGAAGTTTTAATACACGGAGTTTCAGCCAAACCTGGAAAACCCGTGGGTTTCGGAGTTGTGAACAAAAAACCTGTTTTCATGCTTTCAGGCTATCCTGTCGCTGCAGCTGTCCAGTACGATGCCTTTGTTAGGAGTTATATTCTTAAAATGCAAAACATTCAAAAAGAATTCCCATTAACTGAATACGTGGCTGGAAACGATATCAGATCATCCAAAGAAAAACACAACATCATAAGAGCTGATTTAAAAGAGGATAAAGGTATAGTTTATCCAATAAGAACCAAAGCAGGAATAAACAAATCCATAGTCCTTTCGAATTGTTACATAATTGCAGAGGAAGGTGTTGGCGAAATCAAAAAAGGGGATAAATGTAAAGTTTTGAAGTACAGCTCCCTTAAAGTCTGTTGA
- a CDS encoding 4Fe-4S binding protein — MPKHIISGLKYLAAVELIREGHNQKEVAQMLDMDRSTVSHYLNGRNISWNSIEIAKLITELCPRDFLTLAYALMQEKARIIIKTCSKREYKGTVKDSCIGCGLCADTCLMKAIVLNDLKAQIDSNWCCGCLMCRETCPTNSIEILEVKNGF, encoded by the coding sequence ATGCCAAAACATATAATTTCAGGATTGAAGTATCTAGCAGCAGTTGAACTGATAAGGGAAGGGCATAATCAGAAAGAAGTCGCCCAAATGTTGGACATGGATAGATCAACCGTTTCACACTATTTAAATGGTAGAAATATTTCATGGAACTCCATAGAGATAGCGAAGTTGATTACAGAACTTTGTCCCAGGGACTTTTTGACTTTAGCCTATGCCCTCATGCAGGAAAAAGCAAGGATAATAATTAAAACTTGCTCAAAGAGAGAATACAAGGGAACGGTGAAGGATTCATGTATTGGTTGTGGACTTTGTGCAGACACATGTCTGATGAAAGCCATTGTGTTAAACGATCTTAAGGCACAAATAGATTCTAATTGGTGCTGTGGATGTCTCATGTGTAGGGAAACTTGCCCTACTAACTCAATAGAAATTTTGGAGGTAAAAAATGGTTTCTAA
- the fwdF gene encoding tungsten-dependent formylmethanofuran dehydrogenase subunit FwdF, with amino-acid sequence MVSNTKEVKARDFDIGRSAEEKRELSFKDDVCVGCGICEKICPVEAIELGDIGAIVRTGADESKINVDEDKCVLCGMCSVGCPVDALDFKIDEKSIKDMDIYPHLLSSAEIEDDTCIYCRACETACPREAITIARDLPDRSKLVTGEIEIDKETCINCGVCEEMCPADAITIDHKLPTSDDPTVASDINVDKDKCVYCLVCKKACPVDAIKAVCRSCSYGEYDLNPEDTEIKGSSFIDEEACVNCGWCQEICPVDAAEVTKPFEGELSIDQDTCQACGACVDICPCNVLSFPSSTEPGKIAEKVSSDEKYCIYCGACENVCPVKAINVKRTDIKHTPTKSKSWGKRLESLKTKT; translated from the coding sequence ATGGTTTCTAATACGAAAGAGGTCAAAGCCAGGGACTTTGATATTGGAAGGTCAGCAGAAGAAAAGCGCGAGCTTTCTTTTAAAGATGACGTTTGTGTTGGTTGCGGTATCTGTGAAAAGATATGCCCAGTCGAAGCAATAGAACTTGGCGATATCGGCGCAATAGTAAGAACAGGTGCTGATGAATCCAAAATAAATGTAGATGAAGATAAATGTGTATTATGTGGTATGTGCAGTGTTGGATGTCCTGTAGATGCTTTAGACTTTAAAATAGACGAAAAATCCATAAAAGACATGGATATATATCCACATCTCTTATCATCCGCAGAAATTGAAGATGATACATGTATTTACTGCCGGGCATGTGAAACAGCATGTCCACGAGAAGCAATAACCATTGCAAGGGACTTACCAGATAGATCCAAACTCGTAACAGGTGAAATTGAGATAGATAAAGAAACATGCATAAATTGCGGTGTTTGTGAAGAGATGTGCCCTGCAGACGCAATAACAATAGATCACAAATTACCAACATCCGATGATCCTACGGTAGCCTCTGACATAAACGTTGACAAAGACAAATGTGTTTACTGTCTAGTCTGTAAAAAAGCATGCCCTGTTGACGCAATAAAAGCAGTCTGCAGAAGCTGTTCATACGGAGAATACGACTTAAACCCAGAAGATACTGAAATCAAAGGAAGTTCCTTTATAGATGAGGAAGCATGTGTGAACTGCGGATGGTGTCAGGAAATCTGTCCAGTAGACGCAGCAGAAGTCACCAAACCATTCGAGGGTGAATTATCAATTGATCAGGACACTTGTCAGGCATGCGGAGCATGTGTTGATATCTGCCCATGTAACGTACTCTCATTCCCAAGTTCCACCGAACCTGGAAAAATAGCTGAAAAAGTCAGTTCAGATGAGAAATACTGCATATACTGTGGTGCATGTGAAAATGTTTGCCCTGTTAAAGCAATAAACGTTAAGAGAACAGATATAAAACACACACCTACAAAGTCAAAATCATGGGGAAAGAGATTGGAATCTCTTAAAACTAAAACCTAA
- a CDS encoding 4Fe-4S binding protein — protein sequence MELKVNQDNCLGCGVCVVACPVNASISPEVAGGHGSKTTDIIMMVENGVIKLFSPDKCTKCGTCQLFCPTDAIWLE from the coding sequence ATGGAACTTAAAGTAAATCAAGATAACTGCCTTGGCTGCGGTGTTTGTGTGGTTGCATGCCCGGTAAATGCATCCATCAGTCCAGAAGTAGCGGGTGGTCATGGATCTAAAACAACTGATATAATCATGATGGTTGAAAATGGAGTTATTAAACTATTTAGCCCAGATAAATGCACCAAATGCGGCACATGTCAACTTTTCTGCCCAACAGATGCAATCTGGCTGGAGTGA
- a CDS encoding molybdopterin dinucleotide binding domain-containing protein has product MTYVDKPTVSNVVKLEDPNVAKVNKLEVMLNTGTDIYQGACKKRGSTLKDEYRKVAGIAYMDPKDMAKLGVANWESVLVKSDWGEVVVYAAHSRDAPHEGMIFIPKGPWANVIVSPETYCCNDPTYKGIDATVEKTDKEVLLMADLMRAVYKKYVKTEKDVGELSSLGEMPVYKKK; this is encoded by the coding sequence ATGACGTATGTGGATAAACCTACAGTTTCAAACGTTGTGAAACTTGAAGACCCCAACGTAGCAAAGGTCAATAAATTAGAGGTCATGCTCAACACAGGAACAGATATTTATCAAGGAGCCTGCAAAAAAAGAGGCTCTACCCTTAAAGATGAGTACAGGAAGGTTGCAGGAATAGCTTACATGGACCCAAAGGACATGGCCAAGTTAGGTGTTGCCAACTGGGAAAGTGTTCTTGTAAAATCTGACTGGGGTGAAGTTGTTGTTTACGCAGCACATTCAAGGGATGCACCCCACGAAGGAATGATATTCATTCCAAAAGGACCATGGGCAAACGTAATTGTGAGTCCTGAAACTTACTGCTGCAACGACCCAACTTACAAGGGAATCGACGCAACAGTTGAAAAAACTGACAAAGAAGTTCTTTTAATGGCTGACCTCATGAGGGCAGTTTACAAAAAATACGTTAAAACTGAAAAGGACGTTGGCGAGCTCTCTTCACTTGGAGAGATGCCTGTCTACAAAAAAAAATAA
- a CDS encoding formylmethanofuran dehydrogenase subunit B: protein MAYEEPVTDYDKIVENCTCAFCGSNCDDLDYLVKDNHVVGVRHACRLGASKIMEDEDQRLLVPMVRDENGELVEVDWDTALDKAAELIANSVRPLFYGWSETSIECMKRGLELTEYVGAVIDNQATICHGPTVQAVQNVGYPLMTLGEVKNRADMVVYTGSNPMNAHPRHLSRYTTFPRGWFRQRGRFDRTLVTWDPKFSDTAKMSDIWVPFEENGDYEFVDAIRAVLKGKELKKDVIAGIPKEDIVELTEAMTKVEFGALFFGLGLTHTLSKQRNIDIAIQLVQDLNAYTKWVLLPMRGHYNVNGFNIFLSYEMGFPYGVDFCRGYPRYMIGETTTIDLLNRKEPDVFMVIAADPGAHFPGGALKHLTEIPVIQIDIHWGPSTEIADIVLPGTFIGVETAGTSYRMDSVPIHMKKAIDPPETCREDEWIVNELFQRVKKIKEASK from the coding sequence ATGGCATACGAAGAACCTGTTACTGATTACGATAAAATCGTCGAAAACTGCACATGTGCATTTTGCGGAAGTAACTGTGACGATTTAGATTACCTGGTTAAAGATAACCACGTTGTTGGTGTAAGACATGCCTGCAGACTTGGTGCAAGTAAGATCATGGAAGACGAGGATCAGAGGTTATTAGTCCCAATGGTAAGGGATGAAAACGGTGAACTGGTTGAAGTTGACTGGGACACGGCTCTTGATAAGGCAGCTGAACTCATAGCAAACTCTGTAAGACCGCTATTCTACGGGTGGAGTGAAACTTCAATAGAATGTATGAAAAGAGGATTAGAGCTTACAGAATATGTTGGAGCAGTTATAGACAATCAAGCAACAATCTGCCACGGACCAACTGTCCAGGCAGTTCAGAACGTGGGATACCCCCTTATGACTCTGGGTGAAGTGAAAAACAGGGCAGACATGGTTGTTTACACTGGAAGTAATCCAATGAACGCACACCCAAGGCACCTTTCCAGGTACACAACATTCCCAAGGGGATGGTTCAGACAAAGAGGAAGATTCGACAGGACACTCGTTACATGGGATCCAAAATTCTCAGACACAGCAAAAATGTCGGACATATGGGTACCATTTGAAGAAAACGGTGACTACGAATTTGTAGATGCTATAAGAGCAGTTTTAAAGGGTAAAGAACTTAAAAAAGATGTTATTGCAGGTATACCCAAAGAAGACATAGTTGAACTCACCGAGGCAATGACCAAAGTTGAATTTGGAGCTCTTTTCTTTGGATTAGGATTAACCCACACCTTATCCAAACAGAGAAACATAGACATTGCAATTCAGCTTGTTCAGGACCTCAATGCATACACCAAATGGGTGCTTCTTCCAATGAGGGGTCACTACAACGTTAATGGATTCAACATCTTCTTATCCTACGAGATGGGATTCCCATACGGTGTTGACTTCTGTAGAGGATACCCAAGATACATGATAGGAGAAACAACAACCATAGACCTCTTAAACAGGAAAGAACCCGACGTATTCATGGTAATAGCTGCAGACCCTGGTGCACACTTCCCTGGTGGGGCCCTTAAACACCTTACAGAAATACCGGTCATCCAGATCGATATACACTGGGGACCATCAACAGAAATTGCAGATATCGTACTTCCAGGAACTTTCATAGGTGTGGAAACTGCAGGAACCAGCTATAGGATGGACTCAGTCCCAATTCACATGAAAAAAGCCATAGATCCACCTGAAACATGTAGGGAAGATGAATGGATCGTAAATGAGTTATTCCAAAGGGTTAAGAAAATAAAGGAAGCTAGTAAATAG
- a CDS encoding formylmethanofuran dehydrogenase subunit A, protein MESILKNGIVYDPTNNIKGEKKDVMIRDGKIVDSVSSDAQVIDVTNKLVMAAGVDVHSHIAGPKLCVGRLYRPEDERRGVKAKTATARAETGFSIPSCPATGYRYSKMGYGTVAEAAVPPLEAKHTHEEIMAIPNIDISPLALFGNNWFVLQFVKEGDLEGLAAFVSAWLKISKCYGMKVVNPCGSEAWGWGMNVHGIDDPAPYWDVTGRQVMVALTKVNEMLGLPHSMHIHTNDLGHPGNYKTTLETMKAVEDLKKNPSVSRNQIMHCTHLQFHAYGGTTWRDAKSGAKPLADYINKHDHITCDVGQVTLDETTTMTADAPMEYDLYKLSGLKWANKDIELETASGLIPCIYSGKAPVSSLQWAIGLELFLMIDDPWKVVLTTDSPNAGPFIRYPRIISWLMSSDRRTEMIENKEVHKWVSKRTDLPTLDRVYDWNDIATVTRSAPAKILGFEERGHLGVGANADVAVYDIEPENFDPTKAANAAVVEDVLGRALYTIKDGQILVKDGEIAKVVPSRHLWTNIQGFEQQEKKVLEDIMPMFNKYYTIKFENYKVHDHYIEPSIEYKVKASK, encoded by the coding sequence ATGGAAAGCATATTAAAAAATGGTATAGTATATGATCCAACTAACAACATAAAAGGTGAGAAGAAGGACGTAATGATCCGCGATGGAAAGATCGTTGACAGCGTCTCTTCTGATGCTCAAGTAATTGATGTTACAAACAAACTGGTAATGGCTGCAGGTGTAGATGTTCATTCCCACATTGCAGGTCCTAAACTCTGTGTTGGAAGACTTTACAGGCCAGAAGATGAAAGAAGAGGGGTGAAAGCTAAAACAGCAACTGCAAGGGCTGAAACAGGGTTTTCAATACCAAGCTGTCCTGCAACCGGATACAGATACTCAAAAATGGGTTACGGAACAGTTGCAGAGGCTGCAGTTCCACCACTTGAGGCAAAACACACCCATGAAGAAATAATGGCCATTCCAAACATAGACATTTCACCACTCGCTCTGTTTGGAAACAATTGGTTTGTACTGCAGTTTGTTAAAGAGGGAGATCTCGAAGGTTTAGCAGCATTCGTATCCGCATGGCTCAAAATAAGCAAATGTTATGGAATGAAAGTTGTTAACCCCTGTGGAAGTGAAGCATGGGGCTGGGGTATGAACGTACATGGAATTGACGACCCTGCACCATACTGGGATGTAACTGGTAGACAAGTTATGGTAGCATTGACAAAGGTAAATGAAATGCTTGGACTACCACATTCCATGCACATACACACTAACGACCTCGGACACCCAGGAAACTATAAAACAACCCTGGAAACCATGAAAGCTGTTGAAGACCTGAAGAAAAATCCTTCAGTAAGCAGGAACCAGATAATGCACTGTACCCACCTTCAGTTCCATGCCTACGGAGGTACTACGTGGAGAGATGCTAAATCTGGTGCAAAGCCACTTGCAGATTACATAAACAAACACGACCACATTACATGTGATGTAGGGCAGGTAACTCTTGATGAGACCACAACCATGACTGCAGACGCACCAATGGAATACGATCTCTACAAACTCAGCGGTTTAAAATGGGCCAATAAGGACATTGAACTTGAAACAGCATCTGGTTTAATACCTTGCATATACTCTGGAAAAGCACCAGTTAGCTCATTACAATGGGCTATTGGATTAGAGTTATTCCTCATGATAGACGACCCATGGAAGGTTGTTCTCACAACAGACAGTCCTAACGCAGGTCCATTCATAAGATACCCAAGAATCATCTCCTGGCTCATGAGCAGTGACCGTAGGACTGAGATGATTGAAAACAAAGAAGTACACAAATGGGTAAGTAAAAGAACTGATCTACCAACACTTGACAGGGTTTACGATTGGAATGACATAGCAACAGTAACAAGGTCTGCACCTGCTAAAATTTTAGGATTTGAAGAGAGAGGACACTTAGGTGTTGGAGCAAACGCTGATGTGGCAGTTTACGATATTGAACCAGAAAACTTCGACCCAACCAAAGCTGCAAACGCTGCAGTGGTAGAAGATGTATTGGGAAGAGCTTTATACACAATTAAAGATGGTCAGATCCTTGTTAAAGATGGTGAAATCGCAAAAGTAGTTCCAAGTCGCCATTTATGGACCAACATACAGGGATTCGAACAGCAAGAGAAAAAGGTGCTTGAAGATATCATGCCGATGTTCAACAAGTATTACACCATCAAATTTGAAAACTACAAGGTACACGATCACTACATAGAACCTTCAATTGAGTACAAGGTTAAAGCAAGTAAATAA
- a CDS encoding formylmethanofuran dehydrogenase subunit C, whose amino-acid sequence MKTITLTPKKFSSIALEFDELIPDKIYNWTKEDLEKYQVPRGNSRFPLSDYFDIQVEGSAEGPEEVKMICDGDMGRVKYIGCKMGAGEIIVNGDADIHVGAEMEGGSITVNGNTETYPGREMKGGSLEIMGNVKEYCGTSYIGEWRGMSGGVIKVHGNAGKQLADCMSGGEIYVDGDCDILAGIHMTKGYIEIGGNVTRWPGGQMKNGTIVVKGKLGRLLEGFEPEGVYTNPEVHGKQLPGKYIKYIGDIGVDGKGSLWLNAEKNRDLL is encoded by the coding sequence ATGAAAACTATAACATTAACTCCAAAAAAATTTTCCAGCATAGCTCTGGAATTTGATGAACTTATTCCGGATAAGATATATAACTGGACCAAAGAAGATCTAGAAAAATATCAGGTACCAAGGGGGAATTCAAGATTCCCATTGAGTGACTACTTTGATATTCAGGTAGAAGGTTCTGCTGAAGGTCCAGAAGAAGTCAAAATGATATGTGATGGAGATATGGGCAGAGTCAAATATATAGGATGTAAAATGGGTGCCGGAGAAATAATAGTCAACGGTGATGCAGACATCCACGTTGGTGCAGAGATGGAAGGTGGTTCCATTACAGTAAATGGAAACACAGAAACTTATCCTGGCAGGGAAATGAAAGGTGGAAGCCTGGAAATCATGGGTAACGTTAAGGAGTACTGTGGAACTTCGTACATCGGTGAATGGAGAGGTATGAGTGGTGGAGTTATAAAAGTCCACGGAAACGCAGGAAAACAACTTGCAGACTGTATGTCTGGCGGTGAAATTTACGTTGACGGTGACTGTGACATACTCGCTGGAATCCATATGACCAAAGGTTACATTGAAATAGGTGGAAATGTGACCCGATGGCCTGGTGGACAGATGAAAAATGGTACTATTGTTGTCAAAGGAAAACTTGGTAGATTACTTGAAGGTTTCGAACCAGAAGGAGTTTACACAAATCCTGAGGTCCACGGAAAACAGCTTCCGGGTAAGTACATAAAATACATTGGTGACATAGGGGTAGACGGAAAAGGAAGTCTTTGGCTCAACGCTGAGAAAAACAGGGACTTATTGTAA
- a CDS encoding DUF2097 domain-containing protein — MEEEINLKADEALDYVKNNVETYDTLELSYNRVFVPAEVLDINVGTKNGENSLNLMLKMKGEIIHETVQLDLEEVKDELVEIRHVTNDKTTVIVVES, encoded by the coding sequence ATGGAAGAAGAAATAAACTTAAAAGCTGATGAAGCACTGGATTACGTAAAAAACAATGTTGAAACATACGATACCCTTGAATTATCTTATAACAGGGTTTTCGTCCCTGCGGAAGTTCTTGATATAAATGTGGGCACAAAAAATGGTGAAAATAGTTTGAATCTTATGTTGAAGATGAAAGGTGAAATTATACATGAAACTGTACAATTAGACCTTGAGGAAGTAAAGGATGAACTCGTAGAGATAAGGCATGTAACAAATGATAAAACTACTGTGATTGTTGTTGAATCTTAA
- a CDS encoding DUF2097 domain-containing protein codes for MERTLTMDCEDAINYVEENVEVYDVLELSYHRIFTPGEVLSIDTDDRKGKKSFRVMIQVAGDLVSQSVEVDLEEVKDDLVEIKHIPKNGEEATIITIERCETEVE; via the coding sequence GTGGAAAGAACGTTAACAATGGACTGTGAAGATGCTATAAACTACGTAGAAGAGAATGTTGAAGTCTATGATGTCCTTGAATTGTCTTACCACAGGATTTTCACGCCTGGTGAAGTTTTAAGTATTGATACAGATGATCGAAAGGGTAAAAAAAGCTTCAGGGTAATGATACAAGTCGCAGGCGATCTGGTGTCCCAGAGCGTTGAGGTTGACCTTGAGGAAGTAAAGGATGATCTGGTTGAAATCAAGCACATACCAAAAAATGGAGAAGAAGCTACCATAATCACCATAGAAAGGTGCGAGACAGAAGTTGAATGA